From the genome of Bombyx mori chromosome 16, ASM3026992v2, one region includes:
- the LOC101741676 gene encoding uncharacterized protein F58A4.6, with translation MRVIVNVWLYQCPFTICYVSEDLFVVPEERIYKSLGLKTGDCCEIGMDADNVKKNLLKLKIDATFLLPFVKACMGSDVFRKNLSYNLNSICGFPRHGTVVLKLILEPPDKEIIDYAWNERIVRLVWMRLEIENAFSWLSTLGGAYSALGDYFEDCAEEAGRISIRQYKLSKMLGDESLAARSRLYSALSYSQKGHLHLSRHIVRNVAEFARITNDKRLFRMCQGVWAKLKYLKSLKKQGKHHVNGKISA, from the exons ATGCGAGTGATCGTAAATGTTTGGTTGTACCAATGTCCTTTTACGATTTGCTATGTTAGCGAGGATCTCTTCGTTGTACCAGAGGAGAGAATATACAAATCTTTAGGTTTAAAGACTGGAGACTGTTGTGAGATAGGAATGGACGCTGATAATGTCaagaaaaatttattaaaattgaaaatagatgcaaCTTTTTTGCTGCCATTCGTGAAAGCCTGCATGGGTTCAGATGTCTTCCGAAAAAATTTATCATACAACTTAAACAGCATCTGCGGGTTCCCAAGGCACGGGACCGTAGTCCTCAAGTTAATACTTGAACCACCAGATAAAGAAATCATTGATTACGCTTG GAATGAAAGGATCGTTAGATTAGTTTGGATGAGACTAGAAATAGAAAATGCCTTTTCTTGGTTATCTACTTTAGGTGGTGCTTACTCTGCCTTAGGAGATTATTTTGAAGACTGT GCAGAAGAAGCAGGCAGAATATCTATAAGACAATACAAACTATCGAAAATGTTAGGAGACGAAAGCTTAGCGGCCCGGAGTAGACTATATTCAGCACTGTCATACTCGCAGAAAGGACACCTACATTTATCAAGGCATATAGTACGCAATGTAGCCGAGTTCGCTAGAATAACGAATGATAAACGTTTGTTCAGAATGTGCCAGGGAGTTTGggcgaaattaaaatatttaaagtcaCTAAAGAAACAGGGTAAACACCATGTGAATGGTAAGATTAGTGCGTAa